The genomic segment AGAAAATTGAAGCGGAAACCAGAACAAAAGAAATAACTGCGTTCAAAAAATGTCCGTACTTAAATTCGCTACCGTTTAATGTAAACACCAACCCGCTGAAGTCGGGCAACTTTGCAATAGCTGAAATTAATGGAGTGAGTAAATCTGAAACCAGAGCGGTCACCACGGTTCCAAACGCCGCGCCAATCACGACACCAACC from the Patescibacteria group bacterium genome contains:
- the mscL gene encoding large conductance mechanosensitive channel protein MscL, which codes for MLKEFKKFLLRGNVVDLAVGVVIGAAFGTVVTALVSDLLTPLISAIAKLPDFSGLVFTLNGSEFKYGHFLNAVISFVLVSASIFFFIVKPMNVLVARSRKEVPADPITKKCSECLSEIPISAKRCSHCAQLVA